The following coding sequences are from one Candidatus Poribacteria bacterium window:
- a CDS encoding amidohydrolase family protein: MVVDTHVHVWEIDPPKYPVGPTAPSWNSYPDEPGTADELLAEMDEHGVDWTVLVQTSWSTWDNGYIADSVERFPDRFIGHGLIDPQDPDNADHVRYWIRERGLVGFRFHPMYYPDEKILLTQQNGPMWEEIAALDAVIQFHLRAEFADQVAVIAQQYPHLKLILDHMGYPQVEADPAAFQPIVELAQYDNVHFKLSDVAGRSHQDFPYRDVHSFIEKLLSVFGSARTVWGTGYPGHHRQKHNWPSLEQELQLIREGLPFLTDADRERILGGTAAHIWNLAT, from the coding sequence ATGGTTGTAGACACGCATGTTCATGTTTGGGAAATAGATCCCCCGAAATATCCTGTCGGTCCCACCGCACCGAGTTGGAATTCCTATCCAGATGAACCGGGGACCGCTGATGAACTCTTGGCGGAAATGGATGAGCACGGTGTTGACTGGACTGTGTTGGTTCAAACGAGTTGGTCTACTTGGGATAATGGCTATATTGCGGATTCCGTAGAGCGTTTTCCAGACCGGTTTATTGGACACGGCTTAATCGATCCACAGGACCCAGATAACGCCGATCACGTCCGTTATTGGATAAGGGAACGGGGTTTGGTAGGCTTTCGGTTCCATCCAATGTACTACCCCGATGAAAAGATATTGCTCACCCAACAGAACGGACCGATGTGGGAAGAGATTGCGGCACTGGACGCAGTCATCCAGTTTCATCTGCGTGCTGAGTTTGCCGATCAAGTCGCTGTTATCGCACAGCAGTACCCGCATCTGAAACTGATTCTTGATCACATGGGTTACCCGCAGGTAGAGGCGGACCCTGCGGCGTTTCAACCGATTGTGGAACTTGCCCAATACGATAATGTTCACTTCAAACTGTCAGATGTTGCTGGACGTTCTCACCAGGATTTCCCGTACAGGGATGTACATTCGTTCATTGAAAAATTGCTCTCAGTTTTCGGGTCGGCGCGGACGGTCTGGGGCACAGGTTACCCCGGACACCATCGGCAAAAGCACAACTGGCCATCTTTAGAACAGGAACTCCAACTCATCCGCGAAGGGCTTCCATTCCTTACAGATGCTGACCGAGAACGAATCTTGGGTGGGACTGCCGCGCACATCTGGAATTTGGCGACGTAG